GTGAACCTGAAGGAGTCCACGGCGATCTGCATGCACTCCCTGGGCTCGATCTTCCCTTACTACAACATGCTCTATGCGGGAGGGGATCCGAAGCGCCTTGGGCTGCTGGAGAAAGGCAATCCGAACAGCCTGCCGCGCGTGCGCTGCCTCGATCCCAACGACTA
This sequence is a window from Armatimonadota bacterium. Protein-coding genes within it:
- a CDS encoding TIGR04076 family protein, which codes for MRKLVIRVVDIKGGCSAYKLGDKIVLDEGYRVNLKESTAICMHSLGSIFPYYNMLYAGGDPKRLGLLEKGNPNSLPRVRCLDPNDYTGGGSTTFEMECVEE